Proteins from one Silurus meridionalis isolate SWU-2019-XX chromosome 3, ASM1480568v1, whole genome shotgun sequence genomic window:
- the pikfyve gene encoding 1-phosphatidylinositol 3-phosphate 5-kinase isoform X8, with translation MTCLLRTGAVAFTKRGNDMAADDKSTSSSSTLDWISEPPLSPPSPSHLTHFKPLTPDHDEPPLRSAYSSLVSLFRFNREKSGANIAPAKKLEDVRPPSAADKPESAAPSPQGERRSWASSSLSTHSSGTHRKHSELVRRTSTASDGRRKSEAPLGTHDPRTAVQLRTALKRLKEIMEGKSQDSDLKQYWMPDSQCKECYDCNEKFTTFRRRHHCRLCGQIFCSRCCNQEIPGKFMGYTGDLRACTYCRKIALSYAHSADSACIGEDLTALSDSPCSVCVLEPTEPRTPVGGRKASRNIFLEEDLAWQSLIHPESQNSGLNSRLSAVQEDLGKSPARKRSASVTNLSLDRSGSMVPSYDSSVSPQSTRAVSKPDHSEEERKILLDSSQLKDLWKKICHSNTGMEFQDHRYWLRTYPNCIVGKDLVNWLLRNGTISTRAQAIAIGQALVDGRWLECVTHHDQIFRDEYALYRPLQSTEFSETPSPDTDSVTSLEGHSEPSWFKDIKFDDSDTEQLADENDLIATSSASPSKRTSVSSFHSAVDSDSAASINLNVEQDNVNFRIKKQAKYPHVPPDPAEQKTEVLVTEDGGQHLSISDAFIKESLFNRRVEEKAKEMLFTPLGWHHSSLDQLREENGEKKAMERLLSANHNHMMALLQQLLYSESLSLSWRDIIVPVVRQIVQTVRPDVRSCDDDMDIRQLVHIKKIPGGKKFDSVLVNGFVCTKNIAHKKMNPYIKNPKILLLKCSIEYLYREETKFTCIDPIVLQEREFLKNYVQRIVDVRPNLVLVEKTVSRIAQDMLLEHGITLVINVKPQVLDRVSRMTQGDLVMSMDQLLTKPRLGTCHKFYLHSFQLNTNNELKTLMFFDGCPPHLGCTIKLRGASEYELARVKEIIMVMVCVAYHSQLEISFLMDEFAMPPSLSKSSSFHCLLESAAEEVEKEVDRESQGNQAETKEDHAELNSEGDFDFEPGLQQIIKGHSRQHSASESSLKDGESPKISRNDSPISTIVIEGDEIKTSTPLSSQSHQPLYMSPPYLSSMEEIGEEEVKQSVEALRHKEDEDTLVRGDSTSSETPLAPTQLFRDPLQDDSGLFVAEQVTSADDRLKSISASFRQELKDVILCISPFMTFREPFLLTKTGLRCPSRDYFPEQVYFSLLLNKDLKDTDSRRKRLLLKDSNASSNSLSNGFGPQFRPVQMLPSHKLTTTRMTQQLSSSQDLARMLADYRAQGGRIQRDSDPFAHPSHAPNAKAPVKADSEEEKGPGQSEMAWATKLDCLNPINHQRLCVLFSSSSTQSNNAPNHCVSPWIVTMEFYGKNDLTLGVFLERYCFRQSYQCPSMYCETPMVHHIRRFVHGNGCVQIVLKELDSPVPGYQHTILNYSWCRICKQVTPVVPMSDDSWSMSFAKYLELRFYGHQYTRRANAEPCGHSIHKDYHQYFSYNQMVASFSYIPVRLLEICLPAPKIIIRNQGPSKNILQQDLKDFALKVTQVYAAIDDRLTSLKTDTFSKTREEKMEDLFAQKDMEEGELRSWMEKLQGRLQASALDTPQQLQAILESVVMKKQSLCETLQCWNSKLQDLFQLEKGRKRLSVPPSPGRHRQATNDESKTSVLESSPRNPSPVVQNGEKALEDRHLSTLPLNTGSLSFPLPSPAEQSLDIPTSGPSFHDQDSEGEVFDSHLQGSNDSQVKEKTTMKTILANLLPGNSYSPIPLPFDHRNLMLHTFKYNDPDKHYLMYDHERVPIAVCEREPSSIIAFALSCKEYKTALEDLSKSSLKSTGEEISQANSSGENKIKNSPAKLTEGSSSQLGRSSADTDPLKELEGGDKQKKQTANPHIELQFSDASAKFYCRIYYAEEFHKMREEVMESTDEDFVRSLSHCVNWQAQGGKSGAVFYATEDDRFILKQMPRLEVQSFLDFAPHYFTYITGAVQQKRPTALAKILGVYRIGYKNSQNNTEKKLDLLVMENLFYGRKMAQVFDLKGSLRNRNVKTDQGKESCEVVLLDENLLKLVHDNPLYIRSHCKAILRAAIHSDAYFLSSHLIIDYSLLVGRDDTSDQLVVGIIDYIRTFTWDKKLEMVVKSTGILGGQGKMPTVVSPELYRARFCEAMDKYFLMVPDHWTGLGVNC, from the exons ATGACCTGTTTACTTCGAACTGGGGCTGTAGCGTTTACTAAGCG gGGGAATGATATGGCTGCTGACGACAAGTCTACGTCTTCCTCGTCCACGCTGGACTGGATCTCTGAGCCACCCCTGTCTCCCCCCAGCCCCTCCCACCTGACTCACTTCAAACCCCTCACTCCAGATCATGATGAACCTCCACTGCGCTCGGCCTACAGTTCTTTAGTCAGCCTCTTCCGCTTCAACAGAG aaaagtcaggtgcaaACATTGCACCAGCAAAAAAGCTTG AGGATGTTCGGCCTCCTTCAGCAGCTGATAAACCAGAGTCTGCTGCACCATCACCACAGGGCGAGCGCCGGAGCTGGGCCTCTTCCTCACTGTCCACACACAGCTCTGGGACCCACAGGAAACACTCTGAATTGGTCAGGAGAACCTCTACAGCCTCAG ATGGACGGCGAAAGTCAGAGGCTCCTCTTGGGACTCATGACCCTCGAACTGCAGTTCAACTTCGCACTGCCCTAAAGAGGCTAAAAGAGATCATGGAGGGAAAGAGTCAG GACAGCGATCTGAAGCAGTATTGGATGCCAGACAGCCAATGTAAAGAGTGCTACGACTGCAACGAGAAGTTCACTACATTCCGCCGACGCCACCACTGCCGTCTGTGTGGCCAGATATTCTGCAGCCGCTGCTGCAACCAGGAGATTCCTGGAAAATTCATGGGTTACACGG GTGATTTGCGAGCATGCACATACTGTCGTAAGATTGCGCTGAGCTACGCGCACTCCGCTGACTCAGCGTGTATTGGGGAGGATCTGACTGCGCTGTCGGACTCTccgtgctctgtgtgtgtgctggagccCACAGAGCCTCGCACACCCGTCGGCGGACGCAAAGCTAGCCGCAATATTTTTCTTGAGGAGGACCTCGCCTGGCAAAG TTTGATTCATCCAGAGTCTCAGAATAGTGGGCTTAACTCTAGATTGTCAGCAGTTCAAGAAGATCTGGGCAAATCACCAGCACGAAAGAG ATCAGCCAGTGTGACCAACTTGTCGCTGGATCGTTCAGGCTCGATGGTTCCATCATACGACAGTTCTGTAAGCCCTCAGAGCACACGAGCAGTGTCCAAACCTGACCACAGCGAAGAGGAGCGCAAGATCCTCTTG GATTCGTCTCAGTTAAAAGACTTATGGAAGAAAATCTGTCACAGCAATACCGGGATGGAGTTCCAGGACCACCGATATTGGCTGCGTACTTACCCCAATTGCATTGTGGGTAAAGATCTAGTAAACTGGCTCTTGCGAAATGGCACCATTTCTACTAG AGCTCAGGCTATAGCTATTGGTCAGGCTCTGGTTGACGGGCGCTGGCTTGAGTGTGTTACTCATCACGATCAGATTTTCCGTGATGAGTACGCACTGTATCGCCCACTTCAG agcaCAGAGTTTTCAGAGACTCCATCCCCAGATACGGACAGTGTGACCTCTCTAGAAGGACACTCGGAGCCATCGTGGTTTAAAGACATCAAGTTTGACGACAGTGACACAGAGCAGCTAGCTGACGAAAATGACTTAATAGCAACAA GCTCAGCAAGCCCCAGCAAAAGAACATCGGTCAGCAGTTTTCATTCAGCAGTGGACAGTGATTCGGCCGCTTCCATTAACCTGAACGTGGAGCAGGACAACGTCAACTTCCGCATTAAGAAGCAGGCCAAGTACCCTCACGTGCCTCCTGACCCAGCCGAACAGAAAA CTGAGGTCCTGGTAACAGAAGACGGTGGTCAGCACTTATCCATCAGTGATGCCTTTATTAAAG AGTCTCTGTTTAATCGTCGTGTAGAAGAGAAGGCTAAAGAAATGCTATTCACCCCACTGGGTTGGCACCACAGCTCCCTAGACCAACTGAGGGAGGAGAATGGCGAGAAGAAAGCTATGGAGAGACTTCT GTCAGCCAACCATAACCACATGATGGCCCTGCTGCAGCAGCTGCTCTACAGCGAGTCGCTTTCTCTCTCCTGGCGAGACATCATCGTTCCCGTGGTACGACAGATAGTGCAAACGGTGCGTCCAGATGTTCGGAGCTGCGACGATGACATGGACATTCGCCAGCTGGTCCACATTAAAAAG ATCCCAGGAGGAAAGAAGTTCGACTCCGTCCTGGTGAACGGCTTTGTTTGCACAAAAAACATTGCTCACAAAAAG ATGAACCCTTACATCAAGAACCCTAAGATCCTTCTGCTTAAGTGTTCCATTGAGTATCTTTACAGAGAAGAGACAAAGTTCACCTGCATTGATCCAATTGTGCTTCAG GAACGAGAGTTTCTGAAGAACTATGTGCAACGGATAGTGGATGTGCGTCCTAACCTGGTGCTGGTAGAGAAGACAGTGTCACGCATCGCTCAGGATATGCTGCTTGAGCACGGCATCACCTTAGTCATCAACGTCAAACCT CAAGTACTAGATCGAGTGAGTCGAATGACTCAGGGAGATTTGGTCATGTCCATGGATCAGCTTTTGACCAAACCTCGCTTGGGAACTTGCCACAAATTCTATCTTCACTCCTTCCAATTAAACACTAATA atgAACTGAAGACACTAATGTTCTTTGATGGATGTCCTCCTCACCTTGGCTGCACTATCAAGCTCCGTGGTGCCTCAGAGTATGAGCTCGCCCGAGTTAAGGAGATCAttatggtgatggtgtgtgtagcTTATCACTCACAGTTAGAAATTTCCTTCCTAATGGATGAGTTTGCAATGCCTCCAAGCCTGTCTAAGAGCTCGTCATTCCACTGCCTCCTGGAAAGTGCAGCTGAAGAAGTGGAGAAGGAGGTGGACAGGGAGAGCCAGGGAAACCAAGCTGAAACAAAGGAGGATCATGCAGAACTCAACTCGGAAGGCGACTTTGACTTCGAGCCAGGGCTTCAGCAGATAATAAAAGGCCACAGTAGGCAGCATTCTGCATCTGAATCCTCACTGAAGGACGGAGAAAGTCCTAAAATAAGCAGAAATGACTCGCCCATATCTACAATTGTAATAGAAGGGGATGAGATTAAGACTTCCACTCCCTTGTCCAGTCAGTCACACCAGCCCTTGTATATGTCTCCTCCTTATCTTTCATCTATGGAGGAAATCGGAGAGGAGGAGGTGAAACAATCAGTCGAGGCACTGAGACATAAAGAGGATGAGGACACCCTCGTACGAGGGGACAGCACCAGTTCAGAGACGCCACTTGCTCCAACACAGCTATTTAGAGACCCGCTGCAGGATGACAGTGGCCTGTTTGTGGCTGAGCAGGTGACTTCAGCAGACGACCGGCTTAAGTCCATTTCAGCCAGCTTTAGGCAGGAGTTAAAGGATGTTATCCTGTGCATCTCGCCTTTCATGACTTTTCGTGAACCCTTCCTGTTAACCAAAACTGGCCTGCGCTGCCCGAGCCGTGACTATTTCCCTGAGCAGGTCTACTTCTCGCTGCTGCTGAACAAGGACCTAAAGGATACTGACAGCCGGCGCAAGAGGCTCCTACTTAAGGACTCGAACGCATCTAGCAATTCTTTGAGCAATGGGTTCGGTCCACAATTTCGCCCAGTCCAAATGTTGCCCTCCCATAAGCTCACTACTACCCGCATGACCCAGCAGTTGAGCAGCAGTCAGGATCTGGCCCGCATGCTGGCGGACTATCGTGCTCAAGGAGGACGAATCCAGCGAGACTCAGACCCATTTGCTCATCCCTCGCATGCTCCAAATGCCAAGGCACCAGTCAAGGCAGACAGTGAGGAGGAGAAAGGGCCAGGGCAGAGTGAAATGGCTTGGGCTACCAAG CTCGACTGCCTGAATCCAATAAACCACCAACGGCTGTGCGTGTTGTTCAGCAGCTCCTCGACACAGTCCAACAATGCCCCTAATCACTGCGTGAGCCCTTG gatCGTGACCATGGAATTTTATGGGAAGAATGACTTGACTCTTGGAGTATTTCTGGAAAGATACTGTTTCAG GCAGTCCTACCAATGCCCAAGCATGTATTGTGAAACTCCCATGGTACACCACATTCGCCGCTTTGTGCATGGCAATGGTTGTGTCCAGATTGTTCTTAAAGAGCTCGATTCACCTGTACCCGGATACCAACACACTATCCTTAACTACTCCTGGTGCAGGATCTGCAAACAG GTTACTCCAGTTGTCCCAATGTCTGATGATTCTTGGTCCATGTCCTTTGCGAAATATCTGGAGCTGCGTTTCTATGGCCACCAGTACACTCGCCGTGCCAACGCCGAGCCATGCGGACACTCCATCCACAAAGACTATCACCAGTACTTCTCCTACAACCAGATGGTGGCCTCTTTCAG CTACATCCCAGTAAGACTATTGGAGATCTGCCTGCCTGCTCCTAAGATCATTATCAGGAACCAGGGCCCCAGTAAGAACATTCTGCAACAGGACCTCAAAGATTTTGCACTAAA GGTGACCCAAGTGTATGCTGCAATAGATGACCGTCTCACGTCTCTTAAAACAGACACGTTCAGCAAAACTCGTGAGGAGAAAATGGAGGACTTGTTCGCACAGAAGGAT ATGGAGGAAGGTGAGCTGCGCAGCTGGATGGAGAAGCTCCAAGGGCGTTTGCAGGCTTCGGCTTTAGACACGCCACAACAGCTGCAGGCCATTCTCGAGTCTGTGGTGATGAAGAAGCAGAGCTTGTGTGAAACACTGCAATGTTGGAACAGCAA ACTGCAGGACCTGTTCCAATTGGAGAAGGGCAGGAAGCGTTTGTCTGTTCCCCCCAGCCCCGGCAGACACAGACAGGCCACCAACGACGAGAGCAAG ACAAGTGTCTTGGAGTCGTCTCCCCGCAACCCCTCTCCTGTTGTACAGAATGGTGAGAAAG CGTTAGAGGATCGTCACCTCAGCACCCTGCCCTTAAACACAGGATCCTTATCCTTTCCTCTGCCATCGCCAGCAGAGCAGAGCTTAGATATCCCCACATCTGGGCCATCCTTCCATGATCAGGACTCTGAAGGAG AGGTGTTTGATAGCCACCTGCAAGGCTCCAATGACAGTCAGGTGAAGGAGAAGACCACCATGAAAACCATTCTGGCTAACCTGTTGCCAGGAAACAGTTATAGTCCTATCCCTTTACCTTT TGATCACAGGAACTTGATGCTTCACACCTTTAAATACAA TGACCCAGATAAACACTACCTCATGTACGATCATGAGCGTGTCCCCATcgctgtgtgtgagagagaaccGAGCTCCATCATTGCCTTCGCTCTGAG CTGTAAAGAATACAAAACTGCTCTTGAAGATCTTTCAAAGTCTTCACTGAAATCTACTGGAGAGGAGATTTCTCAGGCCAACAG TTCTGGggaaaacaagataaaaaacaGCCCTGCCAAGCTCACTGAAGGCAGCAGCTCTCAGCTTGGCCGCAGCAGCGCAGACACGGACCCACTCA AGGAGCTCGAGGGTGGTGACAAACAAAAGAAGCAGACGGCGAATCCACACATTGAACTGC AGTTCTCAGACGCCAGCGCAAAGTTCTACTGTCGCATCTACTATGCCGAGGAGTTCCATAAGATGAGAGAGGAGGTGATGGAGAGCACTGATGAAGATTTTGTCCGCTCGCTCTCTCACTGCGTCAACTGGCAGGCTCAAGGAGGCAAATCGGGAGCGGTCTTCTATGCCACTGAAG ACGACCGGTTTATTTTGAAGCAGATGCCCAGGCTGGAAGTACAGTCCTTCCTCGATTTTGCCCCACACTACTTCACTTACATCACTGGTGCGGTTCAGCAGAAG CGGCCTACAGCACTTGCAAAGATTCTGGGAGTTTACCGTATCGGCTACAAGAACTCCCAGAACAACACGGAGAAGAAGCTAGACCTGCTCGTAATGGAGAATCTCTTTTATGGACGCAAAATGGCGCAG GTGTTTGACCTAAAAGGCTCTCTGAGGAACCGAAACGTGAAGACGGACCAAGGTAAGGAGAGCTGCGAGGTGGTGCTGCTGGACGAGAACCTGCTTAAGCTGGTACACGATAATCCCCTCTACATCCGATCGCACTGCAAGGCTATTCTGCGTGCAGCCATCCACAGCGATGCCTACTTCCTGTCCAGCCACCTCATCATCGACTACTCGCTGCTGGTGGGCCGTGACGACACCTCTGACCAGCTCGTCGTAGGGATCATAG ATTACATCCGGACATTCACATGGGATAAAAAGCTCGAGATGGTGGTCAAGTCTACGGGAATTCTTGGCGGCCAAG GAAAAATGCCCACAGTTGTTTCCCCGGAACTGTATCGGGCCCGCTTCTGTGAAGCCATGGACAAGTACTTCCTTATGGTTCCTGACCACTGGACCGGCCTGGGCGTGAATTGCTGA